The genomic DNA CAGCAGGCCCACGATAGGCACAATCAGGCCAACCAGCAATTTGAATTTAAGGGGACGTAACCGTTTCATATCAGCACCAGCCTTTCATTAAAATTCGTCTATTTTCAGAGCGAGCGTTCTGCTCCAGCCATATTCAAAGACCTGGAAGAAAACCTGATCGCTTTCAACTCTCAGGACATATCCATTGCGGACTTTGTCGCCGCTTTTCAGAATATAGCTGTAGCCGTCTTTATCTTCGAACAAGGCCCTATTTGTCTCACGCGATGGCGACTCAATTACACCCACCAGCTTGAGTCCTTCGACGTTGGGAATGCGCTGTTCCATCGGGCTGTTATACGTCTGGTTGTCATTAATCAGGGTAGCGAATGGATCACGATTCCCTGCCTGGTGGTACTTTATTACCAATCGTTGCGGGAATTCAGCAATCATTGTTCCCTTGAGTTTGTTGGAGGTCGCGTCGCGGCGAAAACGTGATGTAAGCGGCTTGCTTGTCAAGGCATCTTCGTCTTTGTCATTAAATGCTTCCGCAGGACTTACCGCGAGTTCATGTGACCATGAATCATCTTCCAAGGTTGTATCAGCTTTCATGACTTTTGGCTTGGCAGACGGAGTCGATGCCGATGGTGTGATTTCGGTGTCGGTTTTTGTGATACCGACAGGCTTATTTATAGGAAGCCCAGATTTGTTGGCGTCGTGAGCCATCTCTGGAATCGTATTCATAGGAAGAGAGGGGCCATGCACGGAAGGCTGAGGCGATACTACAGTCGGCTTTAGCTCGATCACTTCGGATTTGGACTTGATAGGTGTTCCTGTCACCGGCGGAACACCTGTAATAGGGGTTCCTGAAGGGACAGTCGCAGGTGACGGCTTCGGTTCACTCTTTAGTGAGGTGGCAACCGTTGTGACCGGCATGTTTATAGGCTTCGGCGCAAAAACGACTGGTGATGAGGCGCCATTAGGTATTGGAGACGGTGTTGGCGAAACTTCTTTCTTCTGAACCGGTATCGGTAGCGGATCGTTTTTCGTTACGATTGGTGCATTGACCGTTTTATCATTTAGAGCCGTGGGCTTCGGAATTGTTGTCGCTGGTTTATTTGGAGTAGATGCCGTTTGCGCTACCACAGACGTCTTGGTCGCGCCGGGATATGGTATCGGTATGCTGGGCATCGCAGTTCCAGAGACCGGAGTCGCAAGCGGCTCATTATCAACCGGCTTTGCAGAGACAACTACCGGCGGCTTGGTTGTTACAGACGGTTTGTTCTCAGTAACCATGGGCGTTTGCGATGATGGCTTTGCCGGGACCAAAGGAGAGGGATTCTTCACAAGTACCGTGGTCGGTTTATCTGCCGGTGTTTGGCCCAACGGTTTTTCCGTTGCTACCGGAACTGGCAAAGGAGTTATCTTTGGTGTGACCGTTGCTGTCGTATTCGCTGGCGTGTTCGCGGGAGCTGGTGACAGCGGCGTAATTACATTCGGGGTGGTGGCTGGCTTTGTTACTTTCGCCGGGTTTTCTGCGATCGGCTTCATATCAAGCATTTCTGGTGAGTCTCTCAAAGCCGTAACAGGCGGCGTTACTTTTGGTGTCGGATTCGGATTTTGGGTAACCGATGGCGGGGTAGTCGGAAGCTTTGGATTAGGCGGGGTTGTAGCAACAACGCCCAGCGATGACAGACGGTCGCTGGTCATCGCCTTATTTTGATGCGCGGCCCTCGCCGACAGGCTTACTGGCGGAATGGGATCCACCACGGCGGACTTTGCGATCGTCGCCGGACTCGGCTTGACGTCTGGAAGAATCGGCGTAATAGAGGATTGGCTGCTCCAGACAGGAAAGGGCTGAACAGTGTTGTCTGTGAACATCACGCTGATAGATTTGCTGTCTGAATCTACTTTATATAAAGAAGCCTTATTCAGATCAAATACAATTCGGACTACCTGTTCAGGCGAAGCCGAATACTGGCTTGTCCGAATCGAGGTCACTGGTGTGACAGGCAAATTGACAAATTCTTTTTGCCCCAGCTCGTGCGTAGCCGCCAAAATATCAACAATCACGCGGTCGGATTTGCCGTCTTTGGCAACTTCCGTCTGATGGGTAAACCGGATAGGGCCATCGATGCCGATCTTTGCGACGGTGGCGCCGTTTAGGTAGCTCAACTCGACGCTGGTCACTCGCGAGGCATTGGCATTATCGAGCGCAACAAGCATGAGCAGGCAGAGGATCGAAAACAATTTCTTCATAATATAACTTACTCCTACAGGCTCAGCTCGGCGAGCCGCTCTTCTTCTTTAACAAAGTATGTGGAAAGCACAAATGTCGCAGTCATCGTCTCCTGTTTTCGGCCAACTTCCCGCTGGTTACTCTCTTCTGTATTGGCCTTCGAGATAACAATCTTCTGGGCTTTGATATCCATGCCGGATATGTTGGCTATAAAAGGAAAATTGGCGACATAGCCAATGAAGGATCCGAAATCATGGTATGTACCGGTCATTTCGATTTCAAACGAAGCAACATTATAAAACTCGGCAGAGGCAACCGGACGCGGCAGGACTTTGACAATTCTCGTGCCGGTCAGCGATGAAGCCGTATGGAGCTGAACAAGCATCGACGGAAGCTGTTTGACTTCGGGCAAAAGAGTTTCAATTTCTTCGTAACGCTTGAGCAGGTCGGTATACTCGAGCTTGAGGGCGTCGAGTGATTTAGCCTTCATTTCGACATTGCGAAGATTGGTCGTGATGGTTTCGAACTCCTGGTTCTTGATCGATATTTCCGCATTGTAATGGGAATAGACGCGTGAGTACCAGAAGTAGACCACTATAAACAAGGCGAGTGCGCCTATCATCATTTTTTGAGTTTTTGAATCTTTCAAATCCATTTGGCCATACTCCTAGTTTAGACTCTTTTGGCTGGTCGTGTCCGTCTTGGCTGTTTCTGACACTTCAGCCTGCGATAATTGTTTTCTAAGGTCTTCATCCGAGAGATAGTGAAGGTTGCAGCTTACGACAAACTGGTATGCCTTTTCATTTTCATCGAACTTATTTTCCTGACTTGAGACGAGTTCCACATTCTCAAAATAATCAGAGCGCATCATCTTGATCATGAAGGCGGCGAGTGAATTCAATGTAAAGGCGTAGCCTTCAACTTGAATCTGCATCACCTTTGGACCCGCAGGCACGGATGCCTGGACAGGGGCCGGGGTCTGTTCTTCAGTTGGAGCTGGATTCTTATTCTTGGATGTTTTCTCGGCCGGTTTTGAATCATCATCTTCTTTAAACGATGCCAGCCAGACGAATTCCGGCATATTGCTGGCAATATTCTCCAGAATTCGAACCCAGGCAGTTCGGTGGCGATCGAGCTCTTCGACTGCATTCATTCGCTGGGTAATTTTCACTTTCACATCGCTCAGGCCATCGACAAGCTGAATGTCTCTCTGAAGCATGGCTGCGCGCTGATTCGCCCGCTCCATGTTGTCTGCGAGTTCCGCAAGTTTGTGGATCTGGAAGAAAGTCAGCCCGGCGAGTACCGCGATAAGTCCGATTGCTCCCGCAGTGACATAGATACCGGTCTTGCCGAACGAAAATGCGCCGGATCCTTTAAGGTAGTCTTTGGGAAGTAAATTAATTTCTATCATTGTCGCTTACCTTACCTTCCGCATAGCCAGCCCTACCGACACAGCCAGCAATGGCGCAATTTTTTCCGGTTGAAGATATTGGAACAGCTCCGGATCGTAATCGACATTTCTGAGCGGATTGGCCAGTTCAAGAGGTATATTTAGTTTTGACTGGAGGTACTCGGGCATATAGGGCAGCAACGCTCCTCCGCCGGAGAGGACAATCCAATCTATTGCGTCGACTTTGTTCTGCGATTTGAAATAGGAAAAGGCCAGCTCAATGCCCGAGACAAGTTCATCGGTTGCTGAAATTATGGTGGCCTTGAACATGTCCTGGTCAATGGTCTCCGTCATTTCACCTTTCAGCGCCTTTGCAGTCAATTCGGGATTGAGACGGAATTCACGTTGAACGGCATTGAAAATTTCTCTTGTTCCGGCTGAGACATCGCGGGTTGAGGTAAACAAGCCGTTTGCTATGTATGTGATATTCGTGACATCGTGCCCAATATTGACAAGCGCGGTTAAGCGGGCGGGATCGATATCATAATTTCCTTCGTAGGCGTTCAAAATAGCAAAGGCATCGTCATCAACAATAACGGGACGAAGGCCGCAGTCTTCGATAAGCTCCAGATACATCTTAAGGTATTCTTTTCGGGCGGCGACGAGCAGGACGTCCATCTTGTTGATGTCATCGTCGGTGCGAATCACATGGTAATCGAGGGTCACATCATCGACATCAAACGGAGCCCGCTGTTCGGTTTCAAAGAGAATGGCCTGCTCGGCTTCGGGGCCGGTCTTCTTGTCAATGGTGAATTTGTCAGTGATGACGCTGTGTCCTGATACTGAGACGACAACATCCTTAATACTCGGATCAGTTTGGTCAATGAGCGACTGGATGTTGAAAATGACGGCTTCGCGGTCTCTGATTTCGTCGGCGACAATCGCTTCTGGAGGAAGTTCTCGTATGCCAATTGCAGAGATCGAATAGCCGCCCTTGGTGTGGTCGAGCTTGACTAACTTGATTGAACTGGCCCCGATGTCGAGACCAGCGATACTTTTGTTCTTGCGCGAAAACAACATAAGGTTACTCTTTATCGTTAACTATCAATTTTTTCTTCATTTGGGCTTCGTTCCATTTCACATGCCATGTATCGGCAAACTTTATCAGCAATTAACCCGTCATCTCGAGTTTCTTACTGCCCGTGTCTTGAGCAGGGATGGGAAAACGGCGCGAGATCGACGTCTTTCTTTGTTACTCTATCGGAATACACAAGCTTGGACTTAACCCTGTCTTGCGAGGGATTGCGGATTCTTGTCAAAAAAAACCCCCAGCTGTCATGCTGAGGGGTTCACGTCATCATTGGAAAGACTTTCCGGTCATATCCGGCAGGAAGTGTTTCCGTTTTCTTTATTAGTAGTAGTAACTATTTGACTGAACGCGTCCGGTCGACGCCAGGATATTGTGACTTGCGAGCGAATTAATATTGTCTGTTGCCACATAAGTGAAAATATTTCCCCTTCCAACGAACTTCGCCGACCCGTTGGGCCTGAAGATTATGACGTCATTTTCAACGTCGGTCAATAACAGTGAGAAATCTGGGGGCAGGCTGTCGGTGCGGATAGCTGAGTCGCCGCTAACAAAATC from Candidatus Zixiibacteriota bacterium includes the following:
- a CDS encoding AMIN domain-containing protein, which encodes MKKLFSILCLLMLVALDNANASRVTSVELSYLNGATVAKIGIDGPIRFTHQTEVAKDGKSDRVIVDILAATHELGQKEFVNLPVTPVTSIRTSQYSASPEQVVRIVFDLNKASLYKVDSDSKSISVMFTDNTVQPFPVWSSQSSITPILPDVKPSPATIAKSAVVDPIPPVSLSARAAHQNKAMTSDRLSSLGVVATTPPNPKLPTTPPSVTQNPNPTPKVTPPVTALRDSPEMLDMKPIAENPAKVTKPATTPNVITPLSPAPANTPANTTATVTPKITPLPVPVATEKPLGQTPADKPTTVLVKNPSPLVPAKPSSQTPMVTENKPSVTTKPPVVVSAKPVDNEPLATPVSGTAMPSIPIPYPGATKTSVVAQTASTPNKPATTIPKPTALNDKTVNAPIVTKNDPLPIPVQKKEVSPTPSPIPNGASSPVVFAPKPINMPVTTVATSLKSEPKPSPATVPSGTPITGVPPVTGTPIKSKSEVIELKPTVVSPQPSVHGPSLPMNTIPEMAHDANKSGLPINKPVGITKTDTEITPSASTPSAKPKVMKADTTLEDDSWSHELAVSPAEAFNDKDEDALTSKPLTSRFRRDATSNKLKGTMIAEFPQRLVIKYHQAGNRDPFATLINDNQTYNSPMEQRIPNVEGLKLVGVIESPSRETNRALFEDKDGYSYILKSGDKVRNGYVLRVESDQVFFQVFEYGWSRTLALKIDEF
- the pilO gene encoding type 4a pilus biogenesis protein PilO, which translates into the protein MDLKDSKTQKMMIGALALFIVVYFWYSRVYSHYNAEISIKNQEFETITTNLRNVEMKAKSLDALKLEYTDLLKRYEEIETLLPEVKQLPSMLVQLHTASSLTGTRIVKVLPRPVASAEFYNVASFEIEMTGTYHDFGSFIGYVANFPFIANISGMDIKAQKIVISKANTEESNQREVGRKQETMTATFVLSTYFVKEEERLAELSL
- a CDS encoding PilN domain-containing protein — encoded protein: MIEINLLPKDYLKGSGAFSFGKTGIYVTAGAIGLIAVLAGLTFFQIHKLAELADNMERANQRAAMLQRDIQLVDGLSDVKVKITQRMNAVEELDRHRTAWVRILENIASNMPEFVWLASFKEDDDSKPAEKTSKNKNPAPTEEQTPAPVQASVPAGPKVMQIQVEGYAFTLNSLAAFMIKMMRSDYFENVELVSSQENKFDENEKAYQFVVSCNLHYLSDEDLRKQLSQAEVSETAKTDTTSQKSLN
- the pilM gene encoding type IV pilus assembly protein PilM; the encoded protein is MLFSRKNKSIAGLDIGASSIKLVKLDHTKGGYSISAIGIRELPPEAIVADEIRDREAVIFNIQSLIDQTDPSIKDVVVSVSGHSVITDKFTIDKKTGPEAEQAILFETEQRAPFDVDDVTLDYHVIRTDDDINKMDVLLVAARKEYLKMYLELIEDCGLRPVIVDDDAFAILNAYEGNYDIDPARLTALVNIGHDVTNITYIANGLFTSTRDVSAGTREIFNAVQREFRLNPELTAKALKGEMTETIDQDMFKATIISATDELVSGIELAFSYFKSQNKVDAIDWIVLSGGGALLPYMPEYLQSKLNIPLELANPLRNVDYDPELFQYLQPEKIAPLLAVSVGLAMRKVR